Proteins encoded by one window of Nocardia goodfellowii:
- a CDS encoding VOC family protein has protein sequence MTNPTETKIACVWPCLALNDARGTAAFLVKAFGFEEAALYAREDDPSIVEHGELRWPLGGGIMFGSTGRDDSPFGSRTPGNDNIYVVCDDPDVLFERATAAGADVVRGLRDEDYGSRGFSVRDPEGNLWSFGTYRGE, from the coding sequence ATGACGAATCCCACGGAAACCAAGATCGCCTGCGTCTGGCCTTGCCTGGCGCTGAACGACGCTCGGGGCACCGCCGCCTTCCTGGTGAAAGCCTTCGGCTTCGAGGAAGCGGCCCTCTACGCCCGGGAAGACGACCCGTCGATCGTCGAGCACGGCGAACTGCGCTGGCCGCTCGGCGGCGGCATCATGTTCGGCTCGACGGGCCGCGACGACTCGCCGTTCGGTAGCCGCACGCCGGGCAACGACAATATCTACGTAGTCTGCGACGACCCCGACGTGCTGTTCGAACGCGCCACCGCCGCCGGCGCCGACGTGGTCCGCGGCCTGCGGGACGAGGATTACGGTTCGCGCGGGTTCAGCGTCCGCGACCCGGAGGGCAACCTCTGGAGTTTCGGCACCTACCGCGGCGAATAG